The genomic interval GGCTTATTCCAATTCTCCGGTTTCGGCGGCAATCGGAGCACGGGTTTTCAGAAAAGCTTTGAGCGCCGGAATCAATTATTTCAACTTACCTCTCCTTTACATTGTCCCTCCGGCGACTGACGGTTATTACACCAACGGTCCCGTGAGATATTTTGTGGCTATGAGAGTTGCTGTTCCCGAAAACATTCAAGCCATCCTTCCGTCTGATTACTTTTACGAGGACAGACTCCTAAAAGTCGAATTCAAATACGAGAGAACTGCGGACAGTATTTTTGTGTTTCACCTGTTCTCAATAAAAAACGGTGTCGCCGACTCCGATGAACTCGAAAACTACGAAGAAAGGCTTTTTGAGCTAAATTTACTTTCTAAAAGACCGTTGCTGTTGATAAAATCCGATTTGTGACAAGTAAAATGTCTATTCATTTAGCGACGAATATAAACTATCATAGACAAAACAAAACGGAGTAAATATGAATGCTTTATTTTTGATTTTCTCTCTGGTCTTAGGGTCCAATTATGATCCGACGACATTGGTCTACCCCCCCGCGGGACATTCAGGCGGGTACAACAAGATTACTAATTTCACGATTTCAATGGTTCTCGGCTCGCACCTGACTTTCGACAATCCTCAGGGGGTCAGTATAGTTAAACTCATCGAGCACGACGACCTGTCGACAGACAGGGACGACGACGAGCTCGCTTTTTTCGCCGTCAACAGCAACAGAGGCCAGGTGATTTTCAACATAGGCTTCGAAGACGTCAACTACTGGGGCAGTACCGGCACGGGCCGCGACAATTTGTGGGAACCCATGGGCATTGCGGCGAATCCCGAGGGTGATGTCTACGTCGCAGACATGAACAATCACAGAGTCGTCAGGCTTAAATACGGAGCCGGCAAGCTTGAATACGTATCATCTCTCGGCGACGGCTTCGGCTCTTCGACCGGCCAGCTCGCTTTCCCATGCGGAGTCGCAATAGATAAATCGGGCAATGTCTACGTCACTGAGATCGGAAATGACAGGGTTTCTGTTTTCGACAATAACGGCGCTTTCGTAAAAGTAATGGGAGTCGGCTATCTAAACGACCCTTTCGGCATAGCTCTCATAGACAGAAAAGACGTGTGGAATTACTACAGGGACAAAGATTACCTGGTCGTCACAGACAATTCGAACAAACGTATTTCTATGTTCGATTTTGCCGGCAACAGATTGAAATCCGTTGACGGGCTCGACTTGGGTTTCGAAAACATTTCCCTCGATTACGCCGCGATTGATTACTACGGAATGATATATGTCACGGACACTGACAATTCACAGATCCACGTATTTTCGAGAGACCTCGTCCATGTTACGTCTTTCGGCAGGGAGGGCTCCGGCAAAAAAGAATTCATGTCGCCGAGAGGCATAGCTATATGGAAAAGGTTCGGACAATTCATAATACTTGAGGCTTCATCCGCCCAGTATTACTGGGCTGGTATAGATGGATACATCAAAGGCGCGTTCCCGTCTGTTTTTCATTCCATGATGCCTGGTTCTACAATAGCCATTTTCATCACTCAGCCTGCAGTAATAACCCTGACAGTGTATGACAGCCGCGGCGAAATCGTCAGGAACCTCCTTCCTGAATTCAAAGAGACTCCTGGTTACACGCAGGTTCTGTGGGACGGCAGGGACAATTCTTCGAACATAGTCCTGCCGGGTGTTTACACAGTAAAAGCTGACCTCGAACCGACGTATTCTTCGAGAAGTTACTTCAAAAAGACGCTCTCCGTCGAGATTGAATGCACCGAATCGATCCTCGATTTGAACAGAGAAGGACAACCATCGGATTCATAGGTCTTTACCTCATCATCGCGACGGTTTTCAGCGAAACAACTGTATTCGTCGACAGCGCCAGCGTCGAAATATTTTTTCAAGAACAAACGGCCGAGCGATTCAAAGTCGTAAAACCTTTGTACAATGGAACCGACTTATACGCATGGCTCGACTCCCCTGATTTCGATCCTTCTCCTTTTTTCTATTTTTTCGTGCCCCGGACAGGCGTTCAAAAAAATCTTTTCACTGCCGGAAAAAGAATTTTCATCGAAGACTTCCCTTTGTCAGAACCTGTTTTCGGCACGGACATTTACGACGGCGACCTGTCTTTTTTTCCGAATCCTGAATTTTCTTTTATGAGGCGCTATTTAAGATTCGGACTTTTTCAGGACAGAGACAGGCTTCCGAAAACCTATCTTTCTCACGGTAGAACAGGCGATGATTCTGAAAACTCTTCTGTTATTTTTACAAGAGATATTTTTGACGCTTCGAAGGCCTCTTTTGGAGGAAATCTCATAAGAGGAAGCGAGTACCTGCCTTTTTCGCATTACGAATCTCAAAAAGGATACATACGCATTCAAACGCATCTTAAACCGGTTTCGATTGACGGTTACGCTGTTCACAATTACGAAAGAGAAGGCCACAGAGATTCATTGCCGTCAAAAACCGTTTATGACCTGGGCTGTTTAACTTTAAAAAAATCTTTTTTCGGCGTCGAATACGGTTATTTCTTTTTCCGGGCGGAGGACTCTGAAAATGCAGTAACTGCGAAAATTCACAGCGCAGACTTGTTCGTTGAATTCAGCCCTCTGCGAGCTACCGATCTTCGCCTTTCTGCTGGCGTGACAGTCATCGACACGGGCGAAGAAAAAAGAATTTACGGATCGCGAATGTCTTTTTCCCGCGAAATATTCCGTTTGGTGTGGCTGAAAGCTGATCTTGAAGTTAAAAGCGATTCCACTCACGGAGCCGACGTGTCTTTACTTTTCAGACCGGCTCTGAATTTCTCTTTATACGGAGGGGTCTCGGAGTGCTACAATTCCCCGCCGATTTCCGCCCCGCTGAAAGAAGTGTCCCGCGAAAGAACATCCGCGGTTTTTTATGCCGGAGCAAGATATCTCGGTCCTAAAATAGAATTTGACGCTTCAGGCGGATATGTTTCGCGTCTTTCCGAATGGACTTTCGTGCAGAACAACTGGCGCGAATCAGAAACAGAACCTTTAGTCGAAGCGGCTTTCTATTCGGTCTACACTCCTATCAAGGACCTTAAAATTGGCGTTTTCGGATTTCGCGACTCGACTTACAAGGCTTGTCTCTTTTCCACCTATTCAAGAACACTCTTCAACGGCGATCTTGAAATTTCCCTTTCCCCCGGCACTATAGCAGATAAAACCGACTCGTACGATTATTACCCGTTTTTTCTTTTGAAAACCCGGATAATAAACCTGTTTTTTGACTGGAGAATTCAGTTTGACGAAAAAGACTTCCTCATAGATTATGGAGTTGTATGGCAGTTCACAAATTGAATATAATGAGCATCAGAGGATTCGTCGCTCAAAAACTTTCCGAATCTATCGGAATATCTTCCGACGAAGTGTCGCAAAACTTTTCCGATCCGCCCGATCCTTCTTTGGGAGACCTGGCTCTCAGGACTTTCTTTCTTGCAAAAAAAATGAAATTACCTCCACAATCCGTTGCGGCAGAGATCTGTAAAAAAAGCATATCTCCCGCTGAATTTTCCATGTGCCCCTCGGGTCCATACGTCAACATAACCCTGAACACGTCTTTCGTCTGTTCTCACGCCGCCGAAAGAGTTCTGTCCGCGGGCGACAGTTGGGGAACTTCCGACGAGGGGAGGGGTAAAACGGTTGTCATTGATTATTCTTCCCCAAACATCGCCAAACCATTCGGCGTCGGTCATTTACGCTCCACAGCCATAGGAGCGAGCCTATACAGGATTTTAAAAACAGCCGGTTATGAAGTCGTGGGAATTAATCACATCGGCGACTGGGGAACTCAGTTCGGCATCATATTGGCCGGATTCGAGACCGAAAAGATTGATTTGGATAAACTCGGCGCCGACGCTGTCAGAAAAGCATACGAAATATATGTAAAGTATTCCGCTTTTTCAGAAAATAATCCTGGATTCAGGGATAAAGCGAGAGACTGGTTTTCAAAGCTTGAAAATAACGACACAAAAGCGGTGAAATTCTGGGAAGCCGTCAAAAATTCAAGTCTGAACGAATTCAGAAAGACATATTCGAAGCTTAATATAAATTTTGATCACTACATTGGAGAAAGTTTTTACGCGAAAAATACAGACGAAGTCCTCAAATTTTTCGCCGAAAAAGGGCTTTCCAGAAAAGATCAGGGAGCTACGATAGTCCCTTTGGAAGAATACGATCTTCCGCCGGTTTTACTTACGAAATCTGACGGCTCAACTTTATACGCTACAAGGGAAATAGCTTCGGTTTTTTATCGTCTCAAAACTTTCAAACCAAGTAAACTGCTTTACGTAGTCGGAAATCCTCAGGAACTTCATTTCAAACAACTTCAAGCGATTCTTGAAAAAGCCGGCGTTCTCGA from candidate division WOR-3 bacterium carries:
- the argS gene encoding arginine--tRNA ligase produces the protein MAVHKLNIMSIRGFVAQKLSESIGISSDEVSQNFSDPPDPSLGDLALRTFFLAKKMKLPPQSVAAEICKKSISPAEFSMCPSGPYVNITLNTSFVCSHAAERVLSAGDSWGTSDEGRGKTVVIDYSSPNIAKPFGVGHLRSTAIGASLYRILKTAGYEVVGINHIGDWGTQFGIILAGFETEKIDLDKLGADAVRKAYEIYVKYSAFSENNPGFRDKARDWFSKLENNDTKAVKFWEAVKNSSLNEFRKTYSKLNINFDHYIGESFYAKNTDEVLKFFAEKGLSRKDQGATIVPLEEYDLPPVLLTKSDGSTLYATREIASVFYRLKTFKPSKLLYVVGNPQELHFKQLQAILEKAGVLERDFIIHVKFGHIQGMSTRKGNLVFLEDLMEEASFRALAKIEEGQHALGEKANTEELAFSIGVGAIIFNDLKNKRVRDIEFDWDRAMSFEGETGPYLQYAHARICSILRKAGKFTENPVFCSALESDEEKRLALAIDGFPDTVMSASTEFEPSVVSKYLLDLAGHFSTFYHAHRVLTGDDKIRAARLSLLKACKLTLSKGLLLLGIEPVEAM